Part of the bacterium genome, CCTGCGAGTACGAGCTGACTGTCACGGTGCCCGCGACCGTCATGACCGAGCGCGTGACCGTGGCCCTCGATGAGCTTGCGCGAAAGGCGAACCTTCCCGGCTTCCGCCCCGGCCGGGTTCCCCGTAAAGTGATCGCCCAGAAATTCGGAGAGTCGGTAACCTCCGAAGCCGTTTCCGAGACCCTTCAGGAAGCCTATCGGGATGCCTTCGATCAATCCGAACTCAATGCCGTCTCGCCCGGAGAAATGACGGATGTTCAATATGAACAAGGAAATCCACTGACGTTCAAGGTTAAGATCGAGATAGCTCCCGAGTTCGAATTGCCGAATCTCTCCGAGGTATCGGTGGAACTTCTCGAGCCCAGCGTCGAGGAGGAGGATATCGCGGAAGCCTTGGATGGCCTGCGGGAGTCTCACGCTATTCTTACTCCTCTCGAAGGACCGGCCGATCGCGACTGCGTGGTTACGGCTGATCTACAGGAACTCGACAAGACCGGAGTGGCGATTGTTGGGCGAGTTCGGCGCGATCTCGAACTCGATTTGTCCCGCGTCAACTTGGGCGATGACTTCACCGGCAAGATCGTGGGTCTGTCGGCCGGTCAGAGTGCGATGGTTGAACTGCCCGGATCGGGCGGCAAACAGGCGGAGACCCCGAACCGCTTTCAAGTGACGGTCAAGAACGTGCGCCGGAAGGAATTGCCTGCCCTCGATGACGATTTCGCCCGCACCGTGAACTCGCGACTTTCCGGACTGGATGACCTCCGTGAGGATCTTCAGAAGTATCTGGGAGCCCGCGCCGCCTATCAGGCTCGCGAACGGATGTTCCGCACCGTCGTAGATGTTCTACTGAGGAAAGTGGATTTTCCCGTCCCGCCCCGCATGTTGGATGCCTACCTTGACCGCCTGCTTGAGGAGGGTCGCGGCGAACGCAAGGAGGCACCCGATACCGAGGAAATCAAGCGGTTTAAGGAGGAGTATCGGGCGCAGGCGGTCTGGAATTTGCGCTGGTATTTGCTTCGCAAGAGAATCATCACCGACCGCGGCGTCGAGGTGACCGATGAAGAGTACGCCGCCGAGATCGAACGCCTCGCCCGGATGGACAACCGTTCCGTGGGGGATTTCAAGAAACGACTCACCGAAGAGCAAGCCGACCATATCCGCGAGGATATTCTGGAACGCAAGGTTCTGGCCTTGATTCAGTCGGAGATTCAGACGATTCCCCAGCCGGTTTCTCTGGCCGAGTTCGAGGGCCGCACCCCCGGCCGGG contains:
- the tig gene encoding trigger factor, which encodes MDIQVEKQRSGPCEYELTVTVPATVMTERVTVALDELARKANLPGFRPGRVPRKVIAQKFGESVTSEAVSETLQEAYRDAFDQSELNAVSPGEMTDVQYEQGNPLTFKVKIEIAPEFELPNLSEVSVELLEPSVEEEDIAEALDGLRESHAILTPLEGPADRDCVVTADLQELDKTGVAIVGRVRRDLELDLSRVNLGDDFTGKIVGLSAGQSAMVELPGSGGKQAETPNRFQVTVKNVRRKELPALDDDFARTVNSRLSGLDDLREDLQKYLGARAAYQARERMFRTVVDVLLRKVDFPVPPRMLDAYLDRLLEEGRGERKEAPDTEEIKRFKEEYRAQAVWNLRWYLLRKRIITDRGVEVTDEEYAAEIERLARMDNRSVGDFKKRLTEEQADHIREDILERKVLALIQSEIQTIPQPVSLAEFEGRTPGRVVTA